In one window of Flavobacteriales bacterium DNA:
- a CDS encoding four helix bundle protein gives MNYEKVPKIRCWNRAQDLIPLIYQVTQKFPSEERYGITSQIRRASNSIAANFAEGCSRSSEPEFRRSLEISIGSVFEVISFLETSKRLRYIEASQFAKLENDLLIIVRMLSVLRAKLMANGSLVLKHQWDATSSYTPRNP, from the coding sequence TTGAACTATGAGAAAGTTCCAAAAATACGATGTTGGAATAGGGCTCAGGATTTAATTCCACTGATATATCAAGTAACTCAAAAGTTCCCCTCTGAAGAAAGGTATGGAATCACCTCTCAAATTAGAAGAGCTTCGAACAGTATTGCAGCCAATTTTGCAGAAGGCTGCAGCAGGTCTTCAGAACCGGAGTTCAGAAGGTCTCTTGAAATATCAATAGGATCGGTTTTCGAAGTAATCAGTTTTCTGGAAACGTCTAAAAGACTGCGCTACATAGAAGCTTCGCAGTTTGCAAAGCTGGAAAATGATTTGCTGATAATAGTTAGAATGCTAAGTGTACTGCGCGCAAAGCTAATGGCCAATGGCTCATTGGTGCTCAAGCACCAATGGGATGCCACGTCGTCTTATACTCCACGAAATCCGTGA
- a CDS encoding energy transducer TonB: MAQEAVSFNSVDTMPIFPGCEEVKDENERTSCFNMKLAEHISNHFEYPELAMKKNIEGKVYVTFVISMDGSVRDIEVALSAHASLDEAAVKVIKSLPQFNPATRNGKPVPVALTVPINFRLS, from the coding sequence ATGGCACAGGAAGCGGTGAGCTTCAATTCGGTTGATACAATGCCCATTTTTCCGGGATGCGAAGAAGTTAAGGATGAAAATGAGCGCACTTCATGCTTTAACATGAAGCTCGCTGAACACATTAGCAATCACTTTGAGTATCCTGAACTAGCGATGAAAAAAAACATAGAAGGCAAGGTCTATGTGACCTTCGTTATTTCAATGGATGGTAGCGTTAGAGATATTGAAGTTGCTCTTTCCGCTCATGCTTCATTGGATGAAGCAGCTGTGAAGGTCATAAAGTCATTGCCTCAATTCAATCCCGCAACTCGAAACGGGAAGCCTGTACCGGTTGCGTTGACCGTTCCGATCAATTTCCGGCTTTCCTGA
- the cysD gene encoding sulfate adenylyltransferase subunit CysD → MNRYYLKHLRELEAESIYVIREVYAQFNNPCLLFSGGKDSIILTHLAKKAFWPARVPFPLVHIDTGHNFPETIEFRDELVKKLGAQIVVGSVQKAIDEGKASEEKGTDASRNTAQIPALLEAIESNKFDAAMGGARRDEEKARAKERFFSHRDEFGQWNPKNQRPELWNLFNGKKNYGEHFRVFPISNWTEMDVWQYILLENIEIPSLYFAHERSVILRDGQYLSDSEFLNKKPNEVPEMKTLRFRTMGDLTITGAVESDADTLEKIIEEVASTRVTERGGRADDKRSESAMEDRKKQGYF, encoded by the coding sequence ATGAATAGATATTATTTGAAACACCTCCGTGAATTAGAGGCGGAATCCATTTATGTGATTCGCGAGGTGTATGCACAATTCAACAACCCTTGTCTGCTTTTTTCGGGCGGTAAGGACAGTATTATTTTGACCCACCTCGCCAAAAAGGCCTTTTGGCCGGCGCGGGTGCCGTTTCCGCTGGTGCACATCGATACGGGGCACAACTTTCCGGAAACCATTGAGTTTCGCGATGAGCTCGTTAAAAAACTCGGGGCTCAAATCGTGGTGGGTTCGGTGCAAAAAGCCATTGACGAAGGAAAGGCCTCCGAAGAAAAAGGGACCGATGCGAGTCGTAACACCGCGCAGATCCCCGCCTTGTTGGAGGCGATAGAATCGAATAAGTTCGATGCGGCCATGGGTGGAGCCCGACGCGATGAAGAAAAGGCGCGTGCCAAGGAGCGTTTCTTCAGTCACCGCGATGAGTTTGGGCAATGGAATCCAAAGAATCAGCGTCCTGAGTTATGGAACCTATTCAATGGGAAAAAGAATTACGGCGAGCACTTCCGGGTGTTCCCGATCTCGAACTGGACGGAGATGGATGTTTGGCAGTACATCCTGTTGGAGAATATCGAAATACCGAGTCTTTACTTCGCTCATGAGCGAAGTGTGATCTTGCGCGATGGACAGTATTTGAGCGACTCGGAATTCCTGAATAAGAAACCGAACGAGGTCCCCGAAATGAAAACCCTGCGCTTTAGAACCATGGGTGATCTAACGATCACTGGAGCTGTTGAAAGTGATGCCGATACTCTGGAGAAGATCATTGAAGAAGTGGCCAGTACGCGGGTGACCGAGCGCGGAGGTAGAGCCGATGACAAGAGGAGCGAAAGCGCGATGGAGGATCGGAAGAAACAAGGATACTTCTGA
- a CDS encoding energy transducer TonB, with the protein MELKKSPKADLERHKFVFRLIGASIAILLAITVIQWKSFSDLKTHSIIEADRPYVEELPPVVYISDDRKPAKPKSEKPADLKTKATPAVKKKLVVVSNTQIVPNAEKNWGVPDYIPKGQDEELTEPVPYVLVESMPVFPGCEGLKGEELKLCFEERLLKFVADNVKYPTMSKVMGVEGRVFVSFVVDKNGEVKDVEVTRGPDKYLIDEGARLVNSLPKMSSPAMQRGKPVPIQYGLPIKFALH; encoded by the coding sequence ATGGAACTCAAGAAGTCGCCTAAAGCTGATCTCGAAAGGCACAAATTCGTGTTTCGATTGATCGGGGCCAGCATTGCAATTTTACTGGCCATCACTGTTATTCAATGGAAGTCTTTCTCAGACCTCAAAACTCATTCGATCATTGAAGCAGACCGACCGTATGTTGAAGAACTGCCACCGGTAGTGTACATCAGCGATGATCGAAAACCGGCCAAACCCAAGTCCGAGAAGCCGGCTGACCTAAAGACCAAAGCAACTCCGGCAGTAAAAAAGAAGCTCGTGGTCGTAAGTAATACACAGATCGTTCCTAACGCTGAAAAGAATTGGGGAGTACCTGATTATATTCCTAAAGGCCAAGATGAGGAACTTACCGAGCCCGTTCCATATGTATTAGTAGAGAGCATGCCTGTTTTTCCGGGATGCGAAGGACTAAAAGGGGAGGAGCTAAAACTGTGCTTTGAAGAAAGACTCCTCAAGTTCGTTGCTGATAATGTGAAGTATCCCACAATGTCCAAGGTTATGGGTGTTGAAGGTCGTGTGTTTGTTTCATTCGTCGTCGATAAGAATGGTGAGGTCAAAGATGTGGAGGTGACCAGAGGTCCCGATAAGTATTTGATTGATGAAGGAGCTCGATTGGTGAACTCTCTCCCTAAGATGAGTAGTCCTGCAATGCAACGTGGCAAGCCTGTTCCAATACAATACGGGTTACCTATAAAATTCGCTTTGCACTAG
- a CDS encoding aldehyde dehydrogenase family protein: MAQEHEFDFHSGWTYEPAPESSEHVSIAEQYELFIDGEFSRPTAGRYFPTVNPATELPLSQIAEADESDVDRAVASARRAHKKWSKLPGKERAKYLFRLARMIQERAREFAVIESMDGGKPIRESRDVDVPLVAQHFFYYAGWADKLDYAFPRGAESLGVCGQIIPWNFPLLMAAWKLAPALAAGNTVVLKPAETTSLTALKLAELVADCDFPKGVVNIVTGAGKTGAALVNHPDVDKIAFTGSTEVGKIIQRATAGTNKKLTLELGGKAAHIICRDAAIDQAVEGIVNGIFFNQGHVCCAGSRLFVQEAVADEVIAKLKMRMESLIVGDPLDKNTDIGAINSKGQLKTIQEYLKLGKKEGAEMYTQDIALPKKGYWCAPTLFLETSQSHRIVQEEIFGPVLAVQTFRSLDEVITKANNTPYGLSAGVWTQKGSKIFELTGKLKAGVVWANSYNLFDAASPFGGYKESGFGREGGLPGLAGYLRD; this comes from the coding sequence ATGGCACAAGAACACGAATTTGACTTTCACAGCGGCTGGACCTACGAACCGGCACCCGAAAGCAGCGAACACGTATCCATCGCCGAACAGTACGAACTCTTTATCGATGGGGAATTCTCTCGGCCTACGGCCGGAAGGTATTTTCCTACGGTCAATCCAGCCACCGAATTGCCGCTCAGCCAAATCGCCGAAGCAGATGAGTCCGATGTCGATCGGGCGGTCGCATCGGCCCGTAGGGCCCACAAAAAATGGAGCAAATTGCCCGGAAAGGAGCGGGCGAAATACTTGTTCCGCTTGGCCCGCATGATCCAGGAGCGAGCGCGCGAGTTTGCCGTGATCGAAAGTATGGACGGCGGAAAACCCATCCGCGAGAGCCGCGACGTGGATGTTCCACTTGTCGCCCAACACTTCTTTTACTACGCCGGTTGGGCCGACAAGCTCGATTACGCCTTTCCGAGGGGTGCTGAGTCGCTGGGCGTTTGCGGTCAAATAATCCCTTGGAACTTCCCTTTACTCATGGCTGCGTGGAAGCTGGCGCCAGCGCTCGCGGCCGGAAATACGGTGGTATTGAAGCCCGCCGAGACTACTTCGTTGACCGCTTTGAAGTTGGCCGAACTGGTCGCCGATTGCGACTTTCCGAAAGGAGTGGTCAATATCGTGACCGGTGCCGGGAAAACGGGTGCGGCACTGGTGAATCATCCCGATGTCGATAAAATTGCGTTTACTGGATCCACGGAAGTGGGCAAGATCATTCAGCGGGCGACGGCCGGAACCAACAAGAAATTGACCCTTGAATTAGGGGGCAAGGCAGCGCATATTATTTGTCGCGATGCCGCGATCGATCAAGCCGTAGAGGGCATCGTCAACGGCATTTTCTTTAATCAAGGTCATGTATGCTGCGCCGGGTCCCGCCTGTTCGTTCAAGAGGCGGTGGCCGATGAGGTGATCGCAAAATTAAAGATGCGCATGGAGAGCCTCATCGTCGGTGATCCGCTCGATAAGAACACCGATATCGGAGCCATTAACAGCAAGGGACAATTGAAGACCATTCAAGAATACCTAAAGCTGGGTAAAAAAGAAGGGGCTGAAATGTATACCCAGGACATCGCGCTGCCGAAAAAGGGTTACTGGTGCGCGCCGACCCTGTTCTTGGAGACGTCGCAGAGCCATCGGATCGTTCAGGAAGAAATCTTTGGACCCGTGCTGGCGGTGCAGACCTTTAGGTCGCTGGACGAGGTGATCACGAAGGCGAATAATACACCCTATGGGCTGAGCGCCGGTGTATGGACACAGAAGGGGTCGAAGATATTTGAACTGACGGGAAAACTGAAGGCCGGGGTCGTGTGGGCGAACAGCTACAACCTGTTCGATGCCGCAAGTCCGTTCGGTGGATACAAAGAAAGCGGATTTGGACGCGAAGGCGGGCTTCCCGGTCTCGCAGGGTACCTGCGAGATTAG
- the deoC gene encoding deoxyribose-phosphate aldolase produces the protein MPFMNFNPSRVSTIDRVGLEERAKRFQSRSIKKAAKISGLEKVLSMIDLTTLEGMDTPGKVRQLCYKAQHLHDSYPGLPQVAAVCVYPTLVRTAREALGNSPINVAAVATYFPSGQSSHQVKIDDTKFAVDEGANEIDMVISRGRFLAGDYNFVYDEIAAVKEACGKAHLKVILEVGELDTYDDVRLASDLAIAAGADFIKTSTGKIPGAATIPVTLVMLYAIRDHYLRTGKRIGMKPAGGISNSKLALHYLVMVKETLGADWLTPGLFRFGASSLANDVLMQLEKQRTGAYQSMNYFSID, from the coding sequence ATGCCGTTCATGAATTTCAATCCGAGCCGGGTTTCAACCATCGATCGAGTTGGTTTAGAAGAGCGCGCCAAGAGGTTTCAATCGCGCAGCATTAAAAAGGCTGCAAAGATCTCGGGCCTTGAGAAAGTGCTGTCCATGATCGATCTCACCACTCTCGAAGGAATGGACACACCCGGTAAAGTGCGACAGCTTTGTTACAAAGCTCAGCATTTACACGATTCCTACCCCGGACTTCCACAAGTCGCAGCGGTGTGCGTGTACCCCACCTTGGTGCGAACCGCCCGCGAAGCATTGGGTAACAGCCCGATCAATGTGGCAGCTGTGGCAACGTATTTCCCCAGTGGGCAATCGAGCCATCAAGTCAAAATTGACGATACCAAATTCGCCGTAGACGAAGGGGCGAATGAAATTGATATGGTAATCTCCCGAGGGAGGTTCTTGGCCGGCGATTACAATTTCGTGTACGATGAGATTGCCGCCGTAAAGGAGGCTTGTGGAAAAGCTCATTTAAAAGTGATCCTCGAAGTGGGCGAGCTCGATACCTACGACGATGTTCGACTGGCATCTGATTTAGCCATTGCGGCCGGAGCTGACTTCATTAAAACCAGCACCGGAAAGATCCCCGGTGCGGCGACCATTCCCGTGACCCTGGTCATGCTCTACGCTATACGCGACCACTACCTGAGAACGGGTAAGCGCATCGGTATGAAGCCTGCGGGCGGAATCAGCAACAGTAAGCTCGCATTGCATTATCTCGTTATGGTCAAAGAAACCTTGGGGGCCGACTGGCTCACGCCGGGCCTCTTTCGCTTCGGCGCCAGCTCACTCGCCAACGACGTGCTAATGCAACTCGAAAAACAGCGCACCGGCGCGTACCAGAGTATGAACTATTTCTCGATCGACTGA
- a CDS encoding tetratricopeptide repeat-containing sensor histidine kinase, protein MHEILGDGFYMKSQYDSAMYHFLRAEEYFKNYGSEYDLAWNHNYQGNVYMELGNTSEAVAHFSAAEEYFEKVGDDPLGHSTILYNYCNLYLQQGNIETGFAIAKTAMNMILKSDSFGLPGIYGIMSEFQAELGQLDSAIYYAETGLAINKELHTGLLDKAVLLNDLAYNYHLLGKHEMSLIYADNGLTVNRKLGDKAGIAYSFLGRGLALNELEEVHMAEIALDSAWHYALLNKSPSLIGYLIDEEVDFHRTRGNWEKALSMSDSLNSYNDRIRSTPLKESFLEAELKRKSAQLAALSERENFVSTRLQRGRIVFVLIFVGGLLLAYLFYTSNKNRKKLQRLANLLKGKNNTLQSQYELLETSQAQIMDDARLRDRLVALISHDLRAPLTQVKMVADLLQDPLTPEAEKAGLVKALTERSEQSLGEINKVLESVRKIMRGNRPEIEAVSCYEAFEGTHKLLALDMESKGINCIPEIEPADLTVRLNPVYLQSIMRNLISNAIKFSSPGDSVTFFAYRDEDEIVLGVRDQGVGMTEEVRKKIFDEDRSYSSVGTLKEQGVGVGLLHVKEFARMNQGRVTCSTEVGKGTEIALRFPLSA, encoded by the coding sequence ATGCACGAGATTCTAGGTGATGGTTTTTACATGAAAAGTCAATACGATTCGGCCATGTATCATTTCTTGCGGGCCGAAGAGTATTTCAAGAATTACGGAAGTGAGTACGACCTTGCATGGAATCACAATTACCAGGGCAACGTGTACATGGAGCTTGGAAATACCTCCGAAGCTGTAGCGCACTTTTCGGCTGCTGAAGAGTATTTCGAAAAGGTGGGAGACGATCCTTTGGGGCACTCGACTATCTTGTACAACTATTGCAATTTATACCTTCAACAAGGCAATATCGAAACTGGGTTTGCCATAGCCAAAACAGCTATGAATATGATTTTAAAGTCCGACTCATTCGGGCTTCCCGGTATTTACGGCATCATGTCTGAGTTTCAGGCAGAATTAGGTCAGCTCGATAGCGCCATCTACTATGCAGAAACGGGATTAGCGATCAATAAAGAGCTCCATACGGGTCTTCTCGATAAGGCCGTGCTCTTGAACGACCTTGCTTACAATTATCACCTGCTCGGAAAGCATGAAATGAGCCTTATATATGCTGATAACGGCTTAACCGTGAACAGAAAACTGGGCGATAAAGCTGGTATTGCCTACTCATTCCTTGGCCGAGGACTTGCCCTGAATGAACTCGAAGAGGTACATATGGCCGAAATCGCCTTGGATTCGGCCTGGCACTATGCCCTTCTCAATAAGTCCCCCTCGTTGATCGGATATTTGATCGACGAAGAGGTGGATTTTCATCGCACTCGGGGCAATTGGGAAAAGGCCTTAAGCATGAGTGACTCACTCAATTCGTACAACGATCGTATTCGCTCAACTCCTTTAAAGGAGTCGTTTCTGGAAGCTGAATTGAAAAGAAAATCGGCACAACTCGCGGCTCTTTCAGAGCGTGAGAACTTCGTCTCTACTCGATTGCAACGAGGTCGAATCGTATTTGTATTGATTTTTGTCGGCGGTTTACTGTTGGCCTATCTGTTCTACACATCGAATAAAAACAGAAAAAAGCTACAGCGATTGGCAAACCTGCTTAAAGGAAAGAATAATACGCTTCAATCGCAATACGAGCTGCTCGAAACCAGTCAGGCTCAGATTATGGACGATGCCCGGTTGCGCGATCGACTCGTTGCGCTGATCAGTCATGACCTTCGCGCACCCTTAACTCAAGTGAAGATGGTCGCCGATCTGCTGCAGGACCCTTTGACCCCTGAAGCGGAAAAAGCAGGTCTGGTCAAGGCTTTGACGGAACGCTCTGAGCAATCGCTCGGCGAAATAAACAAAGTACTTGAATCGGTCCGAAAAATTATGCGTGGAAATCGGCCCGAGATTGAAGCCGTTTCCTGCTACGAGGCTTTTGAAGGCACCCATAAACTGCTTGCACTAGATATGGAGAGCAAGGGTATAAATTGTATTCCGGAAATCGAACCGGCGGATTTAACCGTACGACTGAACCCGGTATATCTTCAATCGATCATGCGGAACCTTATTTCCAATGCGATTAAATTCTCTAGCCCCGGAGATTCCGTGACTTTTTTTGCATATCGCGATGAAGATGAGATCGTTCTGGGGGTTCGAGATCAAGGCGTGGGCATGACCGAGGAAGTGCGCAAGAAGATTTTTGACGAAGATCGTTCCTATAGCTCGGTAGGTACCCTGAAAGAGCAAGGAGTCGGTGTTGGACTCCTGCACGTCAAGGAGTTTGCTCGCATGAATCAAGGTCGGGTGACCTGCTCGACCGAAGTTGGTAAAGGAACGGAGATCGCCCTCCGATTTCCTCTTTCTGCCTAG
- the cysQ gene encoding 3'(2'),5'-bisphosphate nucleotidase CysQ yields the protein MNLEHLLSLSIEAGVAAGKEILEVYGTEFSVDIKEDSSPLTMADQKSHLKIMEYLRGTEYPILSEEGDLADFSMHSNWHTFWLVDPLDGTKEFIKRNGEFTVNIALVQEGTPILGVIYLPVTDTLYAAAEGIGAYKAENGHKIHTIGALRAEGHSLPIPNDGPFTVVGSRSHMSAETEEFISALEKEHGQIEILSRGSSLKLCMVAEGSAQVYPRFAPTMEWDTGAGHGIALQAGCEVVRHDSGEPLTYNKENLLNPWFIVRRK from the coding sequence ATGAATTTAGAACACCTCCTCTCCCTGTCCATCGAAGCCGGCGTCGCGGCCGGAAAAGAAATCCTCGAAGTCTATGGAACCGAGTTTTCCGTCGATATCAAGGAAGATAGCAGCCCGCTGACCATGGCCGATCAAAAGAGCCACCTCAAGATCATGGAATATCTGCGCGGAACGGAATACCCCATCCTCAGCGAAGAGGGCGATTTGGCCGACTTCAGCATGCACTCGAATTGGCACACCTTCTGGCTCGTTGATCCGCTCGACGGCACCAAGGAATTTATCAAGCGCAATGGCGAGTTTACCGTGAACATCGCGCTGGTTCAGGAGGGCACACCTATCTTGGGCGTAATATACTTGCCGGTGACCGACACGCTCTACGCGGCCGCTGAAGGCATTGGTGCGTACAAGGCCGAAAATGGCCATAAGATCCATACCATTGGGGCCCTACGGGCCGAAGGCCATTCGCTGCCCATTCCCAACGACGGTCCCTTTACAGTGGTCGGAAGTCGCAGTCACATGAGCGCGGAGACTGAGGAATTCATCTCGGCCCTCGAAAAAGAACATGGCCAAATCGAGATTCTGAGTCGGGGAAGCTCACTCAAACTCTGCATGGTGGCCGAAGGCTCGGCACAAGTGTATCCGCGCTTTGCGCCTACTATGGAGTGGGATACCGGGGCCGGACACGGAATTGCGTTGCAAGCAGGCTGCGAAGTCGTGCGGCACGATTCCGGCGAACCGCTGACCTACAACAAAGAGAATCTGCTGAATCCTTGGTTCATCGTCCGCCGCAAGTAG
- a CDS encoding SLC13 family permease — MIPAEYHIYVASATLVGLILALFRKGNRAALTFFMAVLVLIITGVLTTDEFLKGFGNRQIAIIFMLIFITGALRDHFNLLSLLDKPFKSATTVRDMILRMTSIVAFGSSVLNNTPVVALMIPYIGEWSKKRGIAASQLLIPLSYAAILGGMITLIGTSTNLVLNGFLEQSGEPLFSFFDFLIPGLLVTAGGIIYLVLAGPTLLPQRQDVLDQLADPTREYMVETKVRPGSRLIGKSVQEVGLRNLNGVFLIEIVRTEHVITPVEPEEVIEEGDSLMFVGETERIVELVDGSNGLELSKHTDFDSSEDRTIVEAVIPANSSLIGSTVKQVNFRERYQAGILAIHRNGERVSGKIGEIRFQAGDLLLLTTGRSFARNEFRFNNLYIVKQVKNPSIKEAPPKRIFLAVVGLVAVAGIFGHVNLFMATLILLAALLVLGFVNVDGMKKEMDVKLLLILVSALALGKAMTESGAADLIASGIGTQFKGAGPIVISIVLFAVTFVLTSFITNAAAVSIVFPIAYSLATATDTTTGAVAVAEGYYMVIAFAASCAFITPMGYQTNLMVMGPGGYQFRDFMRIGGPLSFLYAVISLTFVWIRYGWI, encoded by the coding sequence ATGATTCCGGCCGAGTACCATATTTACGTCGCTTCGGCTACCTTGGTCGGACTCATTCTGGCGCTTTTTCGCAAAGGAAATAGAGCGGCACTCACGTTCTTCATGGCCGTTCTGGTACTCATCATCACCGGCGTGCTTACCACCGATGAATTCCTCAAGGGATTTGGCAACCGGCAGATCGCCATCATCTTTATGTTGATCTTCATCACAGGTGCCCTCCGCGATCATTTTAATCTGTTGAGTCTGCTCGACAAACCCTTCAAATCGGCAACCACGGTTCGCGACATGATACTCCGGATGACCAGTATCGTGGCTTTCGGATCAAGCGTGCTCAACAACACCCCCGTGGTCGCCCTCATGATTCCCTACATCGGCGAGTGGAGTAAAAAACGCGGCATTGCCGCATCTCAGTTGCTCATTCCCCTCAGCTACGCGGCCATCCTCGGCGGCATGATCACCCTTATCGGAACCTCCACCAACCTCGTCCTCAACGGTTTCCTCGAACAGAGCGGTGAACCCCTGTTTTCGTTCTTCGATTTTCTGATTCCGGGATTGCTGGTGACCGCGGGCGGAATCATTTACTTGGTACTCGCGGGACCTACATTACTGCCTCAACGGCAGGATGTGCTTGATCAGCTGGCCGATCCAACCCGAGAGTATATGGTCGAAACCAAGGTGCGCCCGGGCTCAAGGCTCATCGGAAAAAGTGTGCAAGAAGTCGGATTGCGAAATCTGAATGGTGTGTTCCTCATAGAGATCGTTCGTACCGAACACGTCATTACCCCCGTGGAGCCCGAGGAGGTGATCGAAGAAGGCGATTCGCTTATGTTCGTAGGAGAGACCGAGCGCATCGTTGAGCTGGTCGATGGCTCCAACGGGCTCGAGCTCAGCAAGCACACGGATTTCGACTCTTCTGAAGACCGCACTATCGTAGAGGCTGTGATCCCGGCCAACTCTTCACTCATCGGTTCAACCGTGAAACAGGTGAATTTCCGGGAGCGATATCAAGCCGGAATTTTGGCCATCCACCGAAATGGCGAACGAGTTAGTGGAAAAATCGGTGAAATACGATTCCAGGCAGGTGACCTCTTGCTTTTGACCACCGGTCGCAGCTTTGCGCGGAACGAATTCCGCTTCAATAACCTGTACATCGTAAAGCAAGTTAAGAACCCATCGATAAAGGAAGCACCACCCAAGCGGATCTTCTTGGCCGTGGTCGGTTTAGTAGCGGTGGCCGGAATTTTCGGCCATGTGAACCTGTTCATGGCGACCTTGATCTTGCTGGCCGCCTTATTGGTGCTGGGTTTCGTGAACGTTGACGGCATGAAAAAAGAAATGGACGTCAAGTTGTTGCTGATCCTCGTTTCGGCTCTTGCCCTCGGTAAGGCCATGACCGAAAGCGGTGCAGCCGATCTCATTGCTTCCGGTATAGGTACCCAGTTCAAAGGCGCAGGTCCGATCGTTATCAGCATCGTTTTGTTCGCCGTTACGTTCGTGCTTACCAGCTTCATTACGAATGCCGCAGCTGTATCTATTGTATTTCCGATTGCGTATTCTCTAGCAACAGCAACGGATACAACGACTGGTGCTGTGGCTGTAGCTGAAGGCTATTATATGGTCATCGCCTTTGCCGCGAGTTGCGCTTTTATTACTCCCATGGGGTATCAGACCAATCTTATGGTCATGGGACCGGGAGGTTATCAATTCAGGGATTTCATGAGAATTGGCGGTCCATTGTCATTTCTTTACGCAGTTATTTCCCTTACCTTTGTCTGGATTCGATACGGATGGATATGA
- the cysC gene encoding adenylyl-sulfate kinase has product MDMSEKLHIIPHDHKITKVDRSRALGQRPCVVWFTGLSGSGKSTVANCVEQDLMSHGFHTYLLDGDNVRTGLNGDVDFTEAGRIENIRRLGELSKLMVDAGLIVLTAFISPFKADRKRVRDLLAAGEMVEVHVDVPLEVAESRDPKGLYKKARKGEISNFTGIDSPFEVPENPEIRIDTDKDDLEENVRQVLEVLLPKITLEDE; this is encoded by the coding sequence ATGGATATGAGCGAAAAACTGCACATCATTCCCCACGATCATAAGATCACTAAAGTCGACCGAAGTCGTGCACTCGGACAGCGTCCTTGTGTGGTGTGGTTCACCGGTCTTTCCGGGTCTGGTAAATCAACGGTAGCCAATTGCGTTGAGCAAGATCTCATGTCTCATGGTTTTCACACTTATTTACTCGATGGCGATAATGTGCGGACCGGACTCAATGGCGATGTCGACTTTACGGAGGCTGGTCGGATTGAAAACATTCGTCGACTTGGAGAACTGAGTAAATTGATGGTCGATGCCGGCTTGATCGTACTTACAGCCTTCATTTCGCCCTTCAAGGCGGATCGAAAACGCGTACGCGATCTTCTCGCCGCAGGCGAAATGGTAGAAGTCCATGTGGACGTACCTTTGGAAGTGGCTGAATCGCGGGACCCAAAAGGACTTTATAAGAAGGCTCGAAAGGGAGAGATTTCTAACTTCACGGGTATCGACAGTCCGTTCGAAGTGCCTGAAAACCCGGAGATCCGTATCGATACCGATAAAGACGACTTAGAAGAAAACGTTCGGCAAGTGCTGGAGGTACTTCTACCCAAAATCACCCTAGAGGATGAATAG
- a CDS encoding aldehyde dehydrogenase family protein, with protein sequence MIRLDIKKTYKLYIGGAFPRTESGRYYKLEHKGQLVANLCLASRKDFRNAVVAARKAQDGWASKTGYNRGQILYRIAEMLEGRAAQFVEELIAVGAKPQAAKQEVMDAIDTWVYYAGWCDKYQQLASSVNPVASPHFNFTAPEPTGVVAAVAPADSGLRGLTRTLAPIVASGNTVIALAAEQFGHVALSLAEVIHSSDVPGGVVNLLTGNPEELLPHMAGHMDVDAIALALALANDGATKSAAAANVKRVVTLRATDGLENITDFVEYKTTWHPIGA encoded by the coding sequence ATGATTAGACTTGACATAAAGAAAACCTACAAGCTGTATATCGGCGGAGCTTTTCCGCGTACCGAAAGTGGACGGTATTATAAACTCGAGCACAAGGGGCAGTTAGTGGCCAATTTGTGTTTGGCGTCGCGTAAAGACTTTCGAAATGCCGTGGTAGCTGCCCGTAAGGCCCAAGATGGATGGGCATCAAAGACAGGTTACAATCGAGGGCAAATCCTCTATCGCATTGCCGAGATGCTCGAGGGCCGGGCCGCGCAATTCGTCGAGGAGTTGATCGCGGTAGGGGCAAAGCCACAGGCCGCAAAACAAGAAGTCATGGACGCTATCGACACGTGGGTGTATTATGCGGGTTGGTGCGATAAGTACCAGCAACTCGCGAGTAGCGTGAATCCGGTCGCAAGCCCGCATTTCAATTTTACCGCTCCGGAACCAACAGGAGTAGTGGCGGCCGTAGCTCCGGCCGATAGTGGATTGCGTGGTCTTACGCGCACTCTGGCTCCTATAGTCGCAAGTGGAAACACCGTGATCGCTCTGGCCGCTGAGCAATTTGGCCATGTGGCCCTTTCACTGGCCGAAGTCATTCACAGTAGTGACGTACCGGGCGGAGTGGTCAATCTGCTCACAGGTAATCCAGAGGAGTTGCTTCCGCATATGGCCGGTCATATGGATGTGGATGCCATAGCTTTAGCGTTAGCATTAGCTAATGATGGAGCCACTAAGTCGGCGGCGGCGGCGAATGTTAAGCGGGTGGTGACCTTAAGGGCCACGGACGGCTTGGAGAACATCACGGATTTCGTGGAGTATAAGACGACGTGGCATCCCATTGGTGCTTGA